The proteins below are encoded in one region of Castor canadensis chromosome 6, mCasCan1.hap1v2, whole genome shotgun sequence:
- the Matr3 gene encoding matrin-3 isoform X3: MSKSFQQSSLGRDSQGHGRDLSAAGIGLLAAATQSLSMPASLGRMNQGTARLASLMNLGMSSSLNQQGAHSALSSASTSSHNLQSIFNIGSRGPLPLSSQHRGDTDQASNILASFGLSARDLDELSRYPEDKITPENLPQILLQLKRRRTEEGPTLSYGRDGRSATREPPYRVPRDDWEEKRHFRRDSFDDRGPSLNPVLDYDHGSRSQESGYYDRMDYEDDRLRDGERCRDDSFFGETSHNYHKFDSEYERMGRGPGPLQERSLFEKKRGAPPSSNIEDFHGLLPKGYPHLCSICDLPVHSNKEWSQHINGASHSRRCQLLLEIYPEWNPDNDTGHTMGDPFMLQQSTNPAPGILGPPPPSFHLGGPAVGPRGNLGAGNGNLQGPRHMQKGRVETSRVVHIMDFQRGKNLRYQLLQLVEPFGVISNHLILNKINEAFIEMATTEDAQAAVDYYTTTPALVFGKPVRVHLSQKYKRIKKPEGKPDQKFDQKQELGRVIHLSNLPHSGYSDSAVLKLAEPYGKIKNYILMRMKSQAFIEMETREDAMAMVDHCLKKALWFQGRCVKVDLSEKYKKLVLRIPNRGIDLLKKDKSRKRSYSPDGKESPSDKKSKTDGSQKAESTTEGKEQEEKSGEDGEKDTKDDQTEQEPNMLLESEDELLVDEEEAAALLESGSSVGDETDLANLGDVASDGKKEPSDKAVKKDANASASAAAKKKLKKRRFPGSMEGFVTLDEVGDEEDSEPQKLRKSGMAFKSGDKNDDGLVEIKVDKIEELDQENEAALENGIKNEENTEPGAESAESSDDPNKDTSENADGQSDENKEDYTIPDEYRIGPYQPNVPVEISE, from the exons ATGTCCAAGTCATTCCAGCAGTCATCTCTCGGTAGGGACTCACAGGGTCATGGGCGTGACCTGTCTGCAGCAGGAATAGGCCTTCTTGCTGCTGCTACCCAGTCTTTAAGTATGCCAGCATCTCTTGGAAGGATGAACCAGGGTACTGCACGCCTTGCTAGTTTAATGAATCTTGGAATGAGTTCTTCATTGAATCAACAAGGAGCTCATAGTGCACTGTCTTCTGCTAGTACTTCTTCCCATAATTTGCAGTCTATATTTAACATTGGAAGTAGAGGTCCACTCCCTTTGTCTTCTCAACACCGTGGAGATACAGACCAGGCCAGTAACATTTTGGCCAGCTTTGGTCTGTCTGCTAGAGACTTAGATGAACTGAGTCGTTATCCAGAGGACAAGATTACTCCTGAGAATTTGCCCCAAATCCTTCTACAGCTTAAAAGGAGGAGAACTGAAGAAGGCCCTACATTGAGTTATGGTAGAGATGGCAGATCTGCTACACGGGAGCCACCATACAGAGTACCTAGGGATGATTGGGAAGAAAAAAGGCACTTTAGAAGAGATAGCTTTGATGATCGTGGTCCTAGTCTCAACCCAGTGCTTGATTATGACCATGGAAGTCGTTCTCAAGAATCTGGTTATTATGACAGAATGGATTATGAAGATGACAGATTAAGAGATGGAGAAAGGTGTAGGGATGATTCCTTTTTTGGTGAGACCTCGCATAACTATCATAAATTTGACAGTGAGTATGAGAGAATGGGACGTGGTCCTGGCCCCTTACAAGAGAGATCTCTCTTTGAGAAAAAGAGGGGCGCTCCTCCAAGTAGCAATATTGAAGACTTCCATGGACTCTTACCGAAGGGTTATCCCCATCTGTGCTCTATATGTGATTTGCCAGTTCATTCTAATAAG GAGTGGAGTCAACATATCAATGGAGCAAGTCACAGTCGCCGATGCCAGCTTCTTCTTGAAAT CTACCCAGAATGGAATCCTGACAATGATACAGGACACACAAT GGGTGATCCATTCATGTTGCAGCAGTCTACAAATCCAGCACCAGGAATTCTGGGACCTCCACCTCCCTCATTTCATCTTGGGGGACCAGCAGTTGGACCAAGAGGAAATTTGG GTGCTGGAAACGGAAACCTGCAGGGACCAAGACACATGCAGAAAGGCAGAGTG GAAACTAGTCGAGTTGTTCACATCATGGATTTTCAACGAGGAAAAAACTTGAGATACCAACTGTTGCAGCTGGTCGAACCATTTGGTGTCATTTCAAATCATCTGATTCTAAATAAAATCAATGAG GCATTTATTGAAATGGCAACCACAGAAGATGCTCAGGCTGCAGTGGATTATTATACAACCACACCAGCATTAGTATTTGGCAAGCCAGTGAGAGTTCATTTATCCCAGAAGTATAAAAGAATAAAG AAACCTGAAGGAAAGCCAGATCAGAAGTTTGATCAAAAGCAAGAGCTTGGACGTGTGATACATCTCAGCAATTTACCCCATTCTGGGTATTCTGACAGTGCTGTTCTCAAGCTTGCTGAACCTTATGGGAAAATAAAGAATTATATTTTGATGAGGATGAAAAGTCAG gcCTTTATTGAGATGGAGACCAGAGAAGATGCTATGGCAATGGTTGACCATTGTTTGAAAAAAGCACTTTGGTTTCAGGGGAGATGTGTTAAGGTTGACCtgtctgaaaaatataaaaaactggTACTGAGG ATTCCCAACAGAGGCATTGACTTACTGAAAAAAGATAAATCCCG aaaaagatCTTATTCTCCAGATGGCAAAGAATCTCCAAGTGATAAGAAATCAAAAACTGATGGTTCCCAGAAGGCTGAAAGTACAACTGAAGGTAAAGAGCAAGAAGAGAAATCAGGTGAAGATGGTGAGAAAGATACAAAGGATGACCAAACAGAACAAGAACCTAATATGCTTCTTGAATCTGAAGATGAGCTACTTGTAGATGAAGAAGAAGCAGCAGCTCTTCTAGAAAGTGGCAGTTCAGTGGGAGATGAGACCGACCTTGCTAATTTAGGTGACGTGGCTTCTGATGGGAAAAAGGAGCCTTCAGATAAAGCTGTGAAAAAAGATGCAAATGCGAGTGCTTCAGCAGCAGcgaagaaaaaacttaaaaag CGTCGTTTCCCAGGGAGTATGGAAGGTTTTGTCACTCTAGATGAGGTTGGTGATGAGGAAGATTCGGAACCTCAGAAACTTCGTAAATCAGGCATGGCATTTAAATCTGGTGACAAAAATGATGATGGTTTGGTTGAAATTAAGGTGGACAAGATCGAAGAACTTGATCAAGAAAACGAAGCAGCGTtggaaaatggaattaaaaatgaggaaaatactgAACCAGGTGCTGAATCTGCTGAGAGTTCTGATGATCCCAACAAAGATACAAGTGAAAATGCAGATGGCCAAAGTGATGAAAACAAGGAGGACTATACCATCCCAGATGAGTATAGAATTGGACCGTATCAGCCAAATGTTCCTGTTG aaatttcTGAATAA